In Bosea sp. PAMC 26642, the DNA window GTTCGAATCGGCGATCAAGCGCCGCTTCGGCGCCAAGGATTCAAGCCATCTGATTCCCGGCCATGGCGGTTTCCTCGACCGGCTCGACGGCTACTGGGCCGTGCTCGTCTTCGCTGGGCTGGCGTTGTTCGCGACGCAACTGGACATCTGACCGGCCGATGCTCCGTACAGTCACTCTTCTCGGCGCCACCGGCTCCATCGGCCGCTCGACCCGCGACGTCGTGGCCGAGAACCCGGAGCGCCTGCGCATCGCCACTGTCGTCGGTGGCCGCGACGCGCAGGCGCTGGCGCGCGTCGCGATCGAAACCGGCGCAAGTTTCGCCGCGCTCGCCGATGCGAGCGCTGGCGGCGAACTGGGACGGGCGCTCGCGGGAACCGGCATCGCCAGCGGGGCAGGGCGCTCGGCCGTGCTCGACGCCGTGGCACGGCCGAGCGACATCGTCGTAAGCGCCATCTCCGGCGCAGCGGGGCTGGAGGCGACTTTTGCCGCCCTGACGCCCGGCAGGGTCATCGCGCTCGCCAACAAGGAGAGCCTGGTCTGTGCCGGTGCTGCGGTGATGGGCCGCGCCGCCGCCGTCGGCGCCCGCATCTTGCCGCTCGATTCCGAGCATAACGCCCTCTTCCAAGTGCTGGGCCACGAGCCGATTTCTGCGATCAGCAAGATGACGCTGACCGCCTCGGGAGGGCCTTTCCGGACCTGGAGCGCGGAGCAGATCGCGGGAGCGAAACCCGAGCAGGCACTGGCCCATCCCAACTATGCCATGGGCGCCAAGATCACGATCGACTCGGCCAGCATGATGAACAAGGGTCTCGAACTGATCGAGGCCTGCTTCCTCTTCGGCCTGACGCCGGACCAGCTCGACGTGCTGGTCCATCCGCAGCAGATCGTCCATGGGCTCGTCACCTTCCGCGACGGCTCGGTCAGTGCGGGCCTCGCTTTGCCCGACATGCGGGTCGCCGCCGCCCATTGCCTCGGCGTCGATGGCCGCCTGGACGCACCGCCCGCGCGCTTTCTCGATCTGGCAACGACAGCCCCCTTGTCCTTCGAGCGCCCTGATCTGGCGCGCTTCCCCGCGCTCGGCCTCGCCATTGCGGCACTGGCCGGCGGCGGGGCGATGCCGGCAGTTCTGAACGCCGCCAACGAGATCGCGGTCGCGGCCTTCCTGGCAGGCCATATCCCGTTCCCGGGGATAGCCGGCCTGGTCGAGGCCGTCTGCGCGCAAACCGCGTCCGGGCTGACTGCGCCACTGGATGTCGAGGAAGCCCTCGCCATTGACCAAGACGCGAGAAAGCGCGCGCAAGCGCTCTTGTCGCAAGCCGCCTTCGCTGTCACCTAAGGGGTAGGAAGCGGGAGAGTTTGATGGAATTCGTGACAACGATCTGGAATGCGGGTCATTTCCTGTTGAGCTACCTGCTGCCCTTCCTGTTCGTCCTGACGACCGTGATCTTCGTCCACGAACTCGGCCATTTCCTCGTCGGACGCTGGTGCGGCGTGGACGTGAAGGTGTTCTCGATCGGCTTTGGCCGCGAGATCGTCGGCTTCAACGACAAGCACGGCACGCGCTGGCGCATCGCCATGATCCCGCTCGGCGGCTATGTGAAATTCTCCGGCGATGCCGACGCCTCGAGTGCGCCCGACCATGCCGAAGTTGCGCAGATGTCGCAGCGCGAGCGCGAACGCTCGTTTCCGGCCCAGTCGATCGGCGAGCGCGCCGCGATCGTCGCAGCCGGCCCGATTGCCAATTTCCTGCTCGCCATCCTTATCTTCGGTGCCACATCGTTCATTTTCGGCAAGCAGGTGCTGATCCCGCGCGTCGACGAAATCGTTGCCGGCAGCGCGGCCGAACGCGCCGGGTTGAAGTCGGGCGATCTCGTCCTGTCGATCGACGGCAGTCCGATCGGCAGCTTCGGCGACATGCAGCGCGCCGTCTCCATCAGGCCGAACGAAACGCTCTCGCTCGTCGTCGACCGCGCCGGCAGCGCGCTGACCCTCCCGGTCACGCCCGATCTGGTCGAGACCAGTTCTCCTCTCGGCAAGCAGCGTATCGGCATCATCGGCGTGCGCGCCTCGCGCAATCCGCAGGACTGGTCGACGCAACGATTCGGCCTGCTGGAATCCGCCAGGCTCGGCGTCACCGAAAGCTGGTTCGTCGTCGAGCGAACCTATGACTACCTGTCCAAGCTCGTCGTCGGCCGGGAATCGACCGACCAGCTCTCCGGTCCGATCCGGATCGCGCAGGTCTCCGGCATGGTCGCATCGAGCGGCGGCCTGTTGGGCCTGATCAACCTGGCCGCGATCCTCTCGGTTTCGATCGGCCTGATGAACCTGTTCCCGATTCCGATGCTCGATGGCGGACACCTCATGTTCTACGCGATCGAGGCCTTGCGCGGCCGCCCTCTCAGCGAACGGGCTCAGGAAATTGGCCTGCGCGTCGGTCTGGGTCTCGTCCTGATGTTAATGCTTTTCGTGACCTGGAACGATCTGGTCCATGTTCGCTCGTTGTTGTGAAATCGCGTCGCAGCCCGCTCGAAGGCAGTTTTTCTGTGCCGAATTGAGGCAAAACGACGGCGCGTGGCGTGGCCTCATGGCAACGACGGGGCGAAAAACACTTTGTTAACGACAATGCCGGTTTGCACCCATCGTGAAACTTTGTAGAAGCGATTGGACTGCAATGTCGTCGTGCGACTGCTGCGAAGCGGATGCTCCCAAGTCGGGATGGCGACCTTAGAAAATGGAATAGGCGACCTGATGACGTCGACTCTAAAGAGCCGGTCTTCGAGAATGCGGCTCTCTCGATCCGTCGGACTTTCGGCCTTCATGTTGGCCGTAAGCGGTGGCGTTGCGTTTGCGCAGGCCGTGATAGTCCAGGGCAATCGTCGTGTGGATGCGGAGACCATCCGCTCCTATGCGACAGGGCAGGGCGGCCCGCAGGAGATCCGCCAGACTTTGCTCGCGACCGGCATGTTCTCCAACGTGCAGGTCAGCCGCCGTGGCGCGCAGACCGTGATCTCGGTTCAGGAAAACGACACGATCAATCGCGTCGCTTTCGAAGGCAACCGCCGCGTCAAGAGCGAAATCCTGATGCAGCAGGTCGAATCCAAGGCCAATGGCCCGCTCAGCCAGGCTTTGATCGACGCCGACGCCCAGCGCCTGCGCGAGATCTATCGCCGCTCCGGCTATGGCACGACCGCGATCACCGGCCGCATCGCGCCGCTGCCGAATGGTCGCTCGGACGTCGTCTTCACCGTCGTCGAGAGTGGCAAGACCGGCATCAAGACGATCAATTTCTCGGGCAATAACGAGTATTCGGCCGGTCGTCTTCGCGGCCTGATGAGCTCGACCGAGTCGAATTTCCTCAGCTTCATCAAGACCTCCGACGTCTATGACGCCGACCGCATCACCGCCGACCTCGAACTGGTCCGGCGCTTTTACCTGAAGAACGGCTATGCCGACTTCCAGATCGTCTCCAACACGGCGCGTTTCGATGACGCGCAAGGCGGCTGGATCCTCGACATCGTCGTCAACGAGGGGCCGCAGTACAAGGTCGGCAATG includes these proteins:
- the rseP gene encoding RIP metalloprotease RseP, giving the protein MEFVTTIWNAGHFLLSYLLPFLFVLTTVIFVHELGHFLVGRWCGVDVKVFSIGFGREIVGFNDKHGTRWRIAMIPLGGYVKFSGDADASSAPDHAEVAQMSQRERERSFPAQSIGERAAIVAAGPIANFLLAILIFGATSFIFGKQVLIPRVDEIVAGSAAERAGLKSGDLVLSIDGSPIGSFGDMQRAVSIRPNETLSLVVDRAGSALTLPVTPDLVETSSPLGKQRIGIIGVRASRNPQDWSTQRFGLLESARLGVTESWFVVERTYDYLSKLVVGRESTDQLSGPIRIAQVSGMVASSGGLLGLINLAAILSVSIGLMNLFPIPMLDGGHLMFYAIEALRGRPLSERAQEIGLRVGLGLVLMLMLFVTWNDLVHVRSLL
- the dxr gene encoding 1-deoxy-D-xylulose-5-phosphate reductoisomerase, whose product is MLRTVTLLGATGSIGRSTRDVVAENPERLRIATVVGGRDAQALARVAIETGASFAALADASAGGELGRALAGTGIASGAGRSAVLDAVARPSDIVVSAISGAAGLEATFAALTPGRVIALANKESLVCAGAAVMGRAAAVGARILPLDSEHNALFQVLGHEPISAISKMTLTASGGPFRTWSAEQIAGAKPEQALAHPNYAMGAKITIDSASMMNKGLELIEACFLFGLTPDQLDVLVHPQQIVHGLVTFRDGSVSAGLALPDMRVAAAHCLGVDGRLDAPPARFLDLATTAPLSFERPDLARFPALGLAIAALAGGGAMPAVLNAANEIAVAAFLAGHIPFPGIAGLVEAVCAQTASGLTAPLDVEEALAIDQDARKRAQALLSQAAFAVT